From the Musa acuminata AAA Group cultivar baxijiao chromosome BXJ3-7, Cavendish_Baxijiao_AAA, whole genome shotgun sequence genome, one window contains:
- the LOC135642421 gene encoding protein P21-like, with protein sequence MAFSGAAMASLGGLSFLLLPLLFVVSHAATFDIVNQCSFTVWAAAVPGGGRQLDPSQTWTINVNPGTTGGRVWARTDCSFDGSGSGSCQTGDCGGLLECQGYGTPPNTLAEFALNQFQNMDFIDISLVDGFNVPMDFSPTSGDCRGIRCSADINGQCPAELRAPGGCNNPCTVFKTDEYCCTSGSCGPTNYSMFFKNNCPDAYSYPKDDATSTFTCPGGTNYRVVFCP encoded by the coding sequence ATGGCCTTCTCTGGTGCAGCAATGGCATCGCTCGGcggcctctccttcctcctcctccccctgctCTTCGTCGTCTCCCATGCAGCCACCTTCGACATCGTCAACCAATGCTCCTTCACTGTCTGGGCCGCCGCCGTCCCCGGGGGCGGCCGCCAGCTCGACCCGAGCCAGACCTGGACCATCAACGTCAATCCCGGCACCACAGGCGGCCGCGTCTGGGCCCGCACCGACTGCTCCTTCGATGGAAGCGGCAGCGGTAGCTGCCAGACAGGCGACTGCGGCGGCCTCCTGGAGTGCCAAGGCTACGGCACGCCGCCCAATACGCTGGCCGAGTTCGCCCTCAACCAGTTCCAGAACATGGACTTCATCGACATCTCCCTCGTCGACGGCTTCAACGTGCCCATGGACTTCAGCCCCACCTCGGGGGACTGCCGGGGCATACGGTGCTCCGCCGACATCAACGGGCAGTGCCCCGCGGAGCTGAGGGCGCCGGGCGGCTGCAACAACCCTTGCACCGTGTTCAAAACTGATGAGTACTGCTGCACATCCGGCAGCTGCGGGCCGACAAACTACTCCATGTTCTTCAAGAACAACTGCCCCGATGCTTACAGCTACCCCAAGGACGACGCAACCAGCACCTTCACCTGCCCCGGTGGGACTAATTACAGGGTTGTCTTCTGCCCTTAA